GAAATTGGTCCCTTAAACACAGATACGGTAACCATAGTTGATGATGATCTATTTACAGCTACAATCACGGCAACTGATAATGTTGCAGAAGAAGCAACTACGGTAACCAATACAGGGACGTTTACTATTAGCCTAGATGCTATAAATAATACGGGTAGCCCTGTGGTTGTAGGCTATACTGTGGGCGGTACGGCTTCTTCGGGTACAGATTATACGGCCTTATCGGGTTCGGTTTCTTTTGCAAATGGCCAACAGAGTAGAACCGTTACCATTACTCCAATTAATGACAATAGTGTAGAGAACCCTGAAACCGTAATTGTAAATTTAAGTACAGGAGCTGGTTATGAATTAGGAGCTACCGCTACTAGAACGGCTACGGTTACCATAAATGATACTGATACGTTTACAGCTTCGGTAGTTTCATCAACGGCAACTTCAAATGAGAGTCCGGTTACCAATGGGGTCTTTACAGTTAGTTTAAATTCTACCAATACAACAGGCTCGCCCGTAACAGTGAATTATAATGTTACAGGAACGGCAACTGCAGGTATAGATTATAATACTTTAAGTGGGTCAGTAGCTATTGCAAATGGTGCAAGTACAGGTACTGTTAATGTAGTACCTATTAATGATACAACAATTGAAACTAATGAAACGGTAATCTTAACTTTAGCGACTAGTCCAAACTATACTGTAGGGACACCTAATAGCGCCAATGTTACAATCGTAAGTGATGATGTAAATATCGCAAGAATTACTGCGTCCGATGCTACAGCAGCAGAGAGTAATGGTGCGGTTGCCACAGGCGAATTTACGGTAAGTTTAAGCGCCCCTAATAATACGGGAAGTTCAATAACTATAAATTATGTAGTTAGTGGTTCTGCGGTGAACGGTACCGATTATTCTGCCATTAGTGCAAATGCTGTGAGTATTCCAAATGGATCACAATCTGCACAAATTTTAATAACACCTACTAATGATCAAATACAAGAAGGGACCGAAAATGTTATTATAACATTAGGTACTGGAACGGGTTATGTTTTAGGTGCTACCGCTACACGTACAGCTACCGTTGAAATTGATGATAATGATCAAGCAACTTTAACAGTTTCGAACGTTACTGTAAATGAAGATTTAGCCTCTGGCGAACTTGTTTTTAATGTAGTATTGAATATAGCGGTCGTAGGTGGTACAACTGTTTCTTATTCATTTTTTGATGATACCGCAACTGGCGGTGGAGTTGATTACCAAGGAAATGTTTCACCTAATAATACACTTATTTTTAATGGGACGGCAGGGGAAGTTAAAACAATTCCTGTATCCATTAATAATGATCAAGTATTGGAGAGCACGGAAACCTTTAGTGTTCAATTAAGTTTGCCGACAAATAACGTTCAGCTAGCAAATGGAGGAACAGCAATTGGTACTATAAACGATGATGATAATTGTGTGGCAGCACCCGTATTAGATACATCAGTATCTACTATCTATTGTGTAGAAACCCTAACATCTCCTTTTTCAGCAAACTTATTTGATTATACGAGTAGTGTCGCTCCAAGTGGTACGGTGTTAACTTGGAGTAGAGTTTCTACTCCGTTAACAACTACATCTCATTTAACTTCTGCAGAAGCGCAAAATGTAAATACACCAGCATCATATTATGGTTTTTTCTATGATGAAGCTAATAATTGTGCTAGTGGAACTATAGAAGTACAAATTGTACGCAATGTTATTCCACAACTAGTTACGATAAATGGTAATGAGCGCTGTGGTCCTGGTACATTGTTGTTAAATGTAGAACCTAGTGTCGGGGCATCTGTAAACTGGTATGCTACTATTGATTCAGATACACCTATTTCCTTTGGGGAAACATATACTACGCCAAATTTATCTGCTACTACTACATATTATGTTGAAGCTGTTGAAAATGGATGTGCTACAGAAAGACAACCAGTTATTGCAAGAATAGGATTTCAGGCTGCAACGGGTACGGTACAAAATGGGTCCATATGTAGTGTTGCTGCAAACGGACTTACAAGTTTAGACTTAGATGCTAGACTTACAGAAGCTGATCCGGGTGTTTGGGTCTTTGTGTCAGGACCAGAAAGTAGTGTAAACATAAGCTCTACTAATGTTGTTGATTTTGTAGGTTTTGCCTCAGGCGCATATGTTTTTAGGTTTACTACAACGAATTCTACCACGCCATGTACAAATAATAGTGTTGAGGTTACTATTAATGTAAGTGATTGTGAGTCAGATGAAGATAATGACGGACTATTAGGTGGTCAAGAAGTTGCTTTAGGATTAGATCCTAATAATCCAGATACGGATGGTGATGGTATTGAAGACGGTGTAGAAGTGGGTGATGATTTAGCAAACCCATTAGATGAGGATGAAGATGGTATTATAGATGCTTTAGATTCAAATATAGATGACATAGATAATGATGGTGTAAATGACCAACAGGATCCGGCAAATACCAACCCCTGTTTGCCAAACAGATTTAATGGGTCTTGTGATACTGACGGTGATGGTTTGTCAGATTTAGACGAGCAAACAAATGGATCAGATCCCGATGATCCATGTGATCCTATAGCTTCGCCAAATTGTGATGATCCAATAGATTTAGAGGTTCTTAAAACAGTTGATAATGAAGATGCCTTAGTGGGCGATACTGTAATCTTTGAAGTGACAGTTACGAACCTGTCCGATAGAACCGCCAGAGCTATTGTAGTTGGTGATTTATTGGAATTAGGTTTTGAATTCGTGTCTAAATCTACTACTGATTATGATGAAATTTCAGGTTTGTGGAATATTGCAGAACTAGAGGCAGGCTTGTCTACAACTTTGTCTATAACAGTCATAGTTTCTGAAAATGGCCCTTATGTTAATACCGCTACTTTATTAGAGTCTATTCCATCAGATAACAATCCTGATAATGACGAATCTATGGTTACTCTTAATACAGAAGCACCTGAAGGAATAGATCTTGAAATTATAAAGAATGTTGATAATAAAACACCATTAATAGGAGAGCAAATAACCTTTACTATCCGAGTAGAGAATAAATCTAAAAACGGAGATACGATTACTAATATCGAAATTGAAGATATTCTTCCTACTGAGCCAAATGCTGGTTTTATATATATAAGTCATTTAGCTAGTATAGGCGAATATGATGTATCGACTGGTATATGGAGTATTGAATCTCTTGAAGTTGGTGAGCAAAACGCAGTAACACTGGAGATTACAGTGACCGTGCCTATAGTGGGCCCTTTTAGTAATGTAGCTACGCTTGTAAGGTCATCTCCTGCAGATAGTAATGAACTAAATAATACAAGTACGGTAGAAGTTAACGTCAATGTTCCTACAACGGCTGACCCTGGCTTTCTATTCAACCAATTTTCTCCCAATGGAGATAATACTAACGATGTACTAAGAATTAATCTTAGGGACGATTTAACCAAAGCAGATGCAGGAATAAATTATAAAATTGTAATTCATGACCGCTATGGTAATCGTGTTTTTGAGGGGGGCAGTATAGTTGCTAATAATACGCAAAGAACTGTTGATGTTTGGGATGGTACCTATAAAGGCAAAGAGGTACCTAAGGGCACTTATTTTTATATTATAAATTATAGCATTAATAATGAACCCGCAATTCTTGATAAGGGTTGGATACAGCTTATAAGATAAATTACATTATGGATTATAACTATAATAAAGCGAGTTATACTGTAGCATTTTTGCTATTCTCTTTTCTTAATATAATTGCATATGGACAGAAAGAACCTCAGTATACGCAATACATGTATAATATTGGGAGTTTTAACCCTGCCTATGTTGGTACAGTAGAAACACCCGAAATTGCCGGACTTTACCGTGCGCAATGGATAGATATACCTGGAGCACCACGAACATTGCGCTTTGGAGCCAACTTGCCATTTAAAAATGAAAAAGTAGGCCTAGGTTTAAATATTATTAGTGATCAATTAGGTCCAGTTTCTCAGACTTATGCTGATATATCATATTCGTATCAGGTAATGGTAACCGATGAGACGAAGCTATCTTTTGGTATTGACGCAGGAGGCTCATTTTTAAATGTTGATTTTTCAAAAGGTACTTTTGAAAATCCTGGTGAAAATCTTAATGACGAAATGTTAAGTAAATTTTACCCAACAGTTGGTGCGGGTACATTCTTATATTCAGATAATTGGTATTTAGGGGCATCAGTACCTAACTTTTTAACGGAAGGTGTTTATAATGAGGAACTAGCATCTATTATAGAAGATGAATTACAGTTTAATTTTATTGGTGGGTATGTATTTGAGTTGTCCGATAACTTAAAATTTAAACCTGCATTTTTGATAAATGCTCTTGCAGGTTCGCCCGTTAATGTAAACTTATCAAGTAATTTTTTAATTTCTGATGTAGTCACGGCAGGTGTTTCCTATAGACTAGAAAATGCATTTAGTGGTTTGGCTGGTTTACAAGTTTCAAACTCACTATTTGTAGGCTACTCATACGATTATAACACAAATTTACTTGGTGAATATAATAATGGGTCGCACGAGGTTATTCTTAAATTTTATTTAGGTAGAAGTGGTATGAATAATACAAAGGGTAATAGTGATAAAAATGCAAAAGGTAAGCCAAAACAAATAGATTCACCTCGATTCTTTTAAAGTGCACTAATATGAAATTTAAATTAATCATAGTATTACTAGTTTTTGTTCCATTAATGGGAACAGCTCAGGATAAAAAGTCTAAAGCTGATAACCTATATTATGGTTATCAATATCAAAAAGCTATAGAAGAGTATAAAAGTGAAATGCAAAAAAAACCATTAACTAATGGTCAATTATTGAATCTTGCAGATTCCTATTTTAGTGTTGGTAGTTTTGACGATGCATCAAAACTTTATTTAGACGTAAATAAAAACGACACTATAATGTCGGTAAATCAATTTAATAAGATGCTTCAAAGTCTTTCTAAAAATTCAGAAAGAGATAGAGTTAGAACATTTCTAAGGTCTAAAGAGGCACAATTATCTCCTGAATTATTAGAGAACTCAGAATTTAATTTTAGTCTTTTAGATTTCCCGGCTTCTTTAGATAATGTAGAAATTAATTTAGCGGGTATTAATAGTCCGCAAGGTGATTTCTCTCCAACATTTTATAAAAATGGAATACTTTTTAGTAGTAGTAGAGGCAGAAATTCTAAAAATGTCTACGAACCTACTGGTGAATCTTATTTGGATATCTATTTTTCTAGATTAAATTCTGATAATCAATTAGCTGATGTAGCGTCTTTCAGCGAAATACCTGCTACAGATTTTCATAAGTCTACACCATATTACTCAACAAAATCATCAACCTTTTTCTATATCCTATCTAATACGGAAGATGGTGCACTTAGATATGATGAAAATGGAAAGAATGCATTGGCAATCGGTTCATTGTCAGAAACAGGGAAATTTAGATTTCTATTAAAAGATTTAAGTACTTCCTTTTACTATCCGTTTTTTGATGATAATAGTGAACGATTATATTTTTCGGCAAATTTTGCCGATAGTTATGGGGGAACGGATTTATACTATGTATATACTACCAATGGACAAATAATGTCTGCTCCAATTAACCTTGGCCCAAGAATAAATTCTCCTGGAAATGAAATTTCACCTTATATTTTTAATGGAAGCCTATATTTTTCTTCAGATATTTTTTATGGATTAGGAGGCATGGATGTATATAAGTCAAATATTATATCAAATGATTCGTATACAATACCGGTAAATTTAGGGGAAGGAATAAATTCTTCATTGGATGATTTTGGTTTTATAATTAGAAATGGAGAAAATGGAAACTTTACCGGGTATTTCTCATCAAATAGAAAAGGCGGCAAAGGGGGTGATGATCTTTATGGGTTTAGTATGGCTAATGATCCAGGTTTAAAAACATTTACCTTGCAAGGAAAAGTTGTAAACCTAATAAATAAATCTGGTTTAGATAAGACTCAAGTTAGGTTGTTAAATCATGAAGGTGAAGTATTGAAACAAACATATTCGACAATAGATGGTGATTTTAGAATAGAGGTGCCTTGGGTTTCTCAAATAACGGTAGAAGCAATGAAAGATGGTTATTCCGTTATTTCTACTTCATATTCTGAGGAAGGTATGGAAAAGTTACAAAATCAATCCTATAATATAGGACTTGTAAAAATGCAAGACCTTGTTGTTAATCGAGAAGATAAAACCGTTTTAAAATTAGATAAGTTTTATTTTGATAAAGGTAAGGCAGTGGTAAACGCAGAGGTAGAAACAGAATTAAAGAAAGTTGTAGATGCCGTTACCAGGTTCCCTCAACTTAGATTAAGAATAGAAACCCATACTGACAGTAGAGGAAGCAGCTCTTCTAATAATAGGCTTTCTCAAGATAGGTCCGATGCCATAAAGGATTATTTAATAAAGAATGGCGTATCATCTAATAATATCGTTAAATCTATTGGGTATGGTGAAGATGTAATTAAGAATAGTTGTGTTAATGGTGCATATTGCTTAGACTTTCTGCATAAGCAGAATGAGCGTACTCTATTTGTGGTGGAATAGTCTTAAAAGTAAGATTACACAATAACAATATAAAAATAGTATAGCGAAAACAGCGATAAAAAAAGTATGCCTAGGTAGGTTAAAAATTTAAGACTTTTGTTTGGCCTAAATTCTGGAGCTATATCCTTACTTATTACATTTTTTAAATTCATATAGCCAATTATTGGTGCTACTACAAATGAAACAAATGTAGCCAAAGCTACTAGTTTACCCATATTTGCGCTGAAAGCAGCAATTACTATAAAATTGACAATAGTTAGAACGATAATTCCAAAGGCAAATGCTCGCTTAGAGCTATAGCTTTTGCTCTTTGGGTTTAATAGCGAAATAATATCTAAGCTGACTCTGGCTAGGGCATCATGCGCTGTCATACATGTGCTAAACATAGTGGCAAATGCCGAAATGGCTATAAAAAGATAAGCCCACGCCCCAATATGTTCAGTAAACAAACGTACTACTTGGTCTGCGAAACTAACGGCGTTATTACTTAGTTCTACATTTGTTCCATACAGGGTAAACCATCCAATTATCATAAAAAATATAGCTAAAATTGCCGTAATGCTATAGCCAATATTAAATTCTTGTAATGATTCTTTTAAGCTCGGTTTTTCTTGATTTTTCCACTTTTCAATACTCCATAAGCTAACCCAACTAGAGGCTTCAACAGTTGTTGGCATCCAGCCCATTAATCCTATTAAAAATAGTATACCTACTTCATTAAAAATTGGTGTAGGAGTAAAGTTGGGTAAATGATTTACAGGTCCTTTAAATAGTACAAGAATAGTAGTAACTAAAAGGGCTATGAATAAGATACTAACTACAAACTTTAAACTAATTTCAAGAAATTTATATTTACCGAAAATAAGTAATGAACTAATAATTAAGAACAACCAAAGTGCGACTATTGAAATTGAACTAGTGTTGATGCCAAATAAATTAATAAATAAGCCAGCCGTTACGGTATATAATGCAGCTAAAATGGTAAAAGTTGTAACTAAGGTAATTATAGCATAAAACCACAAATACCCTTTTCCTCTGTTAAGATACCCTTCAATAAGAGTTTTGTTGGTAACACTGGTATAGCGCACACCAAATTCGAAAAAAGGATATTTAAGGATATTAGCTAGAATAATAGGGATTACCATAACCCAACCATATTGAGCTCCTGCTTTAGTAGAGAGTACTAAATGTGAGGTGCCAATTGCCATACTTGCAAATAAAAGACCAGGACCTAAATTTCTTAAAATTGTTTTAAGTTTTTGCATGTTAATGGGATTGGTTGATGCCCATAAATGTAAACTTTTTAAAAATTGTATAGTACTATTTAATTTCTATAGTAGTGCCATAAAATTTGGGCTGCGTGTTTAATAGCATATCTATAAACACTTTTACACGAGCTAAATATTCGCGTATTTGGACTTTGAGACCTTCAGATGTAGGTATATCTTGAGCATTGAAACCAATAGCGTTTAGTCCCTTGCTTTGTGCTATATAAATAGCTCGCTCATTATGAAACTTTTGTGAGATTACGGTCACTTCATCCAAACCAAATATATACTTCGCGCGTACCATGGAGTCTAAAGTTCTAAAACCTGCATAATCTAAAAATATTACCTCATCAGGTATGCCGGCATTTATTAAGTCCTTTTTAATAGTGTTTGGCTCATTGTAGTAAATACTACCATTATCTCCACTTACTAATATAAATTTAATTTTACCCGCTTTGTATAAAGCTATAGTTGCATTTATTCTATTGGTATAATATGGATTAGCAGAACCACTAGTTAAGCGGTTAGAAGTACCTAAAACAAGTCCTACTCTTTTTGAAGGTATAATAGATATATCTGAATAGGTCTTGCCTGCTGTAGTGTTAGAAATTACAATATTGCATATAACTATGGTGACAAGTAGTACAACTAAAAGGGCACTTGCAATTTTGAATAAGGTTCTTAACATGAGTTGAAATTCAAAATTAAAGATAGTAAATACCTAACGACTATAATTTAAAGAGGATAAAAATAAAAAACCCTTGAAAATCAGATGATTAACAAGGGTTTTAGTACTCGAGGCGGGACTTGAACCCGCACGCCCCAAAGAGCACAGGATTTTAAGTCCGGCGTGTCTACCAATTCCACCACTCGAGCATACTTGGCTTTAATAAAAAATGCTGACCGGCAACATTTTCTGAGCGAAAAACGGGATTCGAACCCGCGACCTCCACCTTGGCAAGGTGGCGCTCTACCAACTGAGCTATTTTCGCAAATTTAAGAACGTGCATCTCTTAAAAGATGCGGGTGCAAATTTAATATATTTCTGTAAAAACCAAAGTAAAAATGTACAAAAGAATTAAAAAAATTATGAGGTTGCCTTTTTGTCCTTGGTTAACAGCCTTTTAATCTCATTTAATTTCATCAATGCCTCTACAGGGGTTAATGTATCTATGTCTAAATGTGTAATTTCTTCCTTGATTTCTTCTAATAATGGGTCGTCTAAATTAAAAAAGCTTAACTGCATTTCATCAGATGTGCTTTTAAGTTGATTGCCAATTTCTTCACTAACATGTTTGTTTTCCAACTTTTTCAAAATCTTGTTCGCCTTCTGAATTACTTGTTGGGGCATACCTGCCATTTTAGCCACATGTATACCAAAACTATGCTCACTTCCTCCGGGTACTAATTTTCGGAGAAATAAAACAGTATCCTTTAGTTCTTTTATAGCAACATTAAAATTCTTAATACGATTAAACGTATTGGTCATTTCATTGAGCTCGTGGTAATGTGTAGCGAACATTGTTTTTGCACGTGCAGGGTGTTCATGTAAATACTCTGATATGGCCCAAGCAATTGAAATACCGTCATAAGTGCTTGTGCCACGACCTATTTCATCTAGTAAAACCAAACTACGCTCTGATAGGTTGTTCAAAATAGAGGCTGTTTCGTTCATTTCTACCATAAAGGTAGATTCGCCCATAGATATATTGTCACTAGCGCCTACGCGAGTAAATATTTTATCTATTACACCAATTTTAGCAGTTTCTGCTGGGACAAAACTTCCCATTTGGGCGAGTAGTACTATTAATGCTGTTTGTCTTAGCAAAGCTGACTTACCGCTCATGTTAGGGCCGGTAATCATTATAAATTGTTGGTTGGATCTATCTAACTGTAGGTCGTTAGCTATATATTGCTCTCCTAAAGGAAGCTGTTTTTCAATAACTGGGTGCCTGCCGTCTTTTAATTCTAAATCGGTACTATCGTTTAGCTCTGGGCAGTTGTAGCTATTTTCTTTAGCTAATTGTGCAAACCCACAAAGGCAGTCTAGTTGGGCAATTAAAAAAGCATTGTTTTGTACTGGGGCAATATATTCTTGCATCCATACTACTAATTGAGAAAAAAGCTGCTGCTCTAAAGTTGAAATACGGTCTTCAGCACCTAGAATTTTTGCTTCATATTCTTTTAGTTCTTCTGTAATATATCTTTCTGCATTAACTAAAGTTTGCTTACGGGTCCAAGTTTCTGGTACCTTGTCTTTGTGGGTGTTCCTTACTTCTATATAATACCCAAAAACATTATTTGATGCTATTTTAAGGGAGGTAATTCCTGTAGCGGCAGTTTCCCTTTCTAACATATTGTTTAGATAATTTTTGCCGGATTTTGCTAAACCTCTTAGTTCGTCCAATTCTTCTGAAAAACCCTTTGCAATTGTGCTGCCTTTTAAAATATTAACAGGTGCCTCTTCGCTAAGCATTTCTTTAATTTTTGCTCGTAATAAGTCGCAAGATTGTATTTGATCACCTGTTAAAGCTAGCGACTCGTTTTTAGATGAGGTTGCCAATTGCTTTATAGGTATTAATGCTTCTAAAGAATTTTTTAACTGAACAACTTCTTTTGGATTAACCTTGCCTGTGGCAACTTTAGAAATTAAGCGTTCTAAATCGCCCATTTGTTTTATATGGTGCTGAAACTTTTCTAAAACAACTTCCTCATCATGTAAAAAAGAAACTATTTGTTGCCTTCTTTTAATTTTTTCTAGATTTTTAAGTGGCAAGGCCAACCATCTTTTTATCATACGACCACCCATTGGGGAAATAGTCTTGTCAATTATATCTAAAAGGGTTACCGCATTTACATTCGTAGAATGATATAGTTCAAGATTTTTGATCGTGAACCTATCCATCCATATATAATCATCTTCGGCAATACGTTGTAGTTTTGAAATATGTTGCAATTGACGATGCTGAGTTTCGCCTAAATAATGTAAAACAACGCCCGATGCTATAATTCCACAGGTTAAATGGTCAACGCCAAACCCTTTTAAAGTATTGGTGTTAAAGTGAGAGGTTAAATTCTCTAGCGCATAGTCTTCTTGAAACACCCAATCTTCTAAATAGAATAGATGGTGGTTTTTCCCGAAAACTTCGGTAAACTCTTTTTTGTGGGCTTTCGAAATTAATATTTCGTTCGGAGAGAAATTTTGTAATAGTTTATCTATTTGCTCTTCGCTACCTTCTGAGGTTAAAAATTCACCAGTAGAAATATCTACAAACGCAATCCCTATTTTTTTTCTTCCAAAGTGTACGGCGCAAAGAAAATTATTGGTTTTAGAGTTTAAGATATCATCGTTCATAGCCACACCAGGGGTAACTAACTCTGTTACTCCTCTTTTGACGATAGTCTTCGTTTGCTTGGGGTCTTCTAGCTGATCACAAATAGCAACGCGCTGACCCGCTTTTACCAATTTTGGTAAATACGTGTTTAAAGAATGATGTGGAAAACCGGCTAGTTCTGTTCGTTCGCCTCCATTATTTCTATTGGTTAGGATAATCCCTAATATGCGCGAAGCCTTTACTGCATCTTCACCAAAAGTCTCATAAAAATCACCCACACGAAATAGTAATAATGCATCAGGATACTTGGTCTTGATGGTATTATATTGCTTCATTAAAGGGGTTACCTTTTTTGTCTTATTTTTATCCGCCACTTTATCTTTATCTCATTAATTTTGCTCCTACACGAAAGTATGGTTTAATCTCTTGAAATTTAGTCATTGTTGATATTTCAGGATAAGTTTATAACATACATTACTAATGAAATTGAAGCTTAAGGTATGAGGAAATTAAGAAATGAGGAGTTAGATAGAATTGATGTTGAAGGGTATAAACTTGCAGGTAAATCTCCCATAATTATTGTTCTTGATAATATTAGAAGTTTAAATAATATTGGATCTGTCTTTAGAACAGCTGATGCATTTTTAATCGAAAAAATATACTTGTGTGGTATTACCGCTATACCACCGCATAAAGATATTCATAAGACTGCACTTGGAGCAACTGAAAGTGTAGATTGGGAACATGTGACCGATACTGTTGAGTTGGTTAAAAAGTTAAAAAACCAAGGCTGCCATATTATTTCTGTAGAACAGGCTGAAAAAGCTACACAACTGGACAAATACGTTCCTGCCAAAGATAAAAAGCAAGTGCTCATTTTTGGAAATGAGGTTAAAGGGGTGGCCCAGAATGTAGTTTCCGCTAGTGATCAGGTATTGGAGATTCCCCAATTTGGAACCAAACATTCTTTAAATATATCAGTCAGTGTAGGTGTGGTAGTTTGGGATTGTTGGAGTAAATTAAATGCATAAAAAAACCTGATCGAAGATCAGGTTTTTTAGTGTAGTTTGAGTTAGTTAGTTGCACGTATGCTTGCACAATAAAAGATTTTCTTTTCATTTACGCAAGAAATAATCTAATTTATAATTGTTATAAGTTAGCTAGAGCGAAGTCCTCTATCTTAGTTAAAACGGCTTCATAATCGTTTATATGTCTCACAAAATCTAGTTCACTAACATCTATAATCAATTGATTTTGTTTGGGGTAAGTTTTTAAAAAATCAAAGTATCCACGGTTAATTTTTTCTAAATACGTGAGTTCAATATTTTGTTCGTAATCTCTGCCGCGTTGTTTTATTTGTTGTAATAAACGTTCTGTCGTCTGGTATAGGTAAACGTATATTTTTGGTTTTTTAACTTCCTTGTACATAAAATTGAAAACTTTCCGATATAATTCAAACTCGTTTTGTTGTAAGGTTACCTTTGCGAAAATCAATGATTTATAAATATCATAATCACTTACCATAAAACTCTTAAAAAGGTCAAGTTGGTTAGTGTCTTCGGTAAATTGTTGATAACGGTCAGCTAAAAATGACATTTCTAAAGGAAAAGCATACCTAGCCTGGTCTTCATAAAAATTTGGTAGAAACGGGTTTTCGGCAAACCGTTCTAAAATTAGTTTTGCATTGAAATCTTCTGATATTTTAGAAGCTAATGTAGTTTTTCCTGCTCCAATATTTCCTTCAATAGCAACATATTCAAGGCTAGCAAATAACATGTATCTGCTCTTGTAAAGTTTTTTTACTTGCTTGGTAATATCACTTTTGTCTTTACACTCTTGTAGTAGGTTTCTAGTATCTTTATTTAATATAGGATGATAAAACTGTGGAGATATATCAGCTAAAGGTTTAAGAATAAATTTGCGGTCCTGTAATTTAGGATGAGGTATGGTTAAGGAATCTGTATTTATAATTTCATTCTCGTAATAGATAATATCAAGATCAAGCGTTCTACTTTGATAATTACCGGTTTCATTTCTTTCTCTGCCAAAACTTTTTTCAATACTTAATAATTTATACAATAAATCTTCTGGGGAAAGTAGTG
The genomic region above belongs to Maribacter hydrothermalis and contains:
- a CDS encoding Calx-beta domain-containing protein; the protein is MKMNYITRLNSKSILVKFLYLGLLFFSINISGQFATISVDRNGSETLGPNSTARFEVTLGGFFIPNQDFTIKYDVNDLLTTAIDGVDRNGTSGELLIPTGSTSGFIEIDGIVDDAFVEGDETVTIFLLDGDDYFIIPGSANNSATLIIEDNDFATLDIADVQADEGDNLVFNIRLDNPVEYDHTVTVNFGGGTATSGGTGFTHPEDYNGTQRLVTFLAGETIKQMAVTTGNDNVVENDETFNVTLTSDSNSNVNAGDTAIGTILNDDVVEVNVVANRPTTNEDGSGLDGRFRIELSEANSTGGTVIVDYTLTGTATEGAAADYIISGNASFANGASVSNINILPNQDALVEGNETVVITLNSVSSSSYEIGPLNTDTVTIVDDDLFTATITATDNVAEEATTVTNTGTFTISLDAINNTGSPVVVGYTVGGTASSGTDYTALSGSVSFANGQQSRTVTITPINDNSVENPETVIVNLSTGAGYELGATATRTATVTINDTDTFTASVVSSTATSNESPVTNGVFTVSLNSTNTTGSPVTVNYNVTGTATAGIDYNTLSGSVAIANGASTGTVNVVPINDTTIETNETVILTLATSPNYTVGTPNSANVTIVSDDVNIARITASDATAAESNGAVATGEFTVSLSAPNNTGSSITINYVVSGSAVNGTDYSAISANAVSIPNGSQSAQILITPTNDQIQEGTENVIITLGTGTGYVLGATATRTATVEIDDNDQATLTVSNVTVNEDLASGELVFNVVLNIAVVGGTTVSYSFFDDTATGGGVDYQGNVSPNNTLIFNGTAGEVKTIPVSINNDQVLESTETFSVQLSLPTNNVQLANGGTAIGTINDDDNCVAAPVLDTSVSTIYCVETLTSPFSANLFDYTSSVAPSGTVLTWSRVSTPLTTTSHLTSAEAQNVNTPASYYGFFYDEANNCASGTIEVQIVRNVIPQLVTINGNERCGPGTLLLNVEPSVGASVNWYATIDSDTPISFGETYTTPNLSATTTYYVEAVENGCATERQPVIARIGFQAATGTVQNGSICSVAANGLTSLDLDARLTEADPGVWVFVSGPESSVNISSTNVVDFVGFASGAYVFRFTTTNSTTPCTNNSVEVTINVSDCESDEDNDGLLGGQEVALGLDPNNPDTDGDGIEDGVEVGDDLANPLDEDEDGIIDALDSNIDDIDNDGVNDQQDPANTNPCLPNRFNGSCDTDGDGLSDLDEQTNGSDPDDPCDPIASPNCDDPIDLEVLKTVDNEDALVGDTVIFEVTVTNLSDRTARAIVVGDLLELGFEFVSKSTTDYDEISGLWNIAELEAGLSTTLSITVIVSENGPYVNTATLLESIPSDNNPDNDESMVTLNTEAPEGIDLEIIKNVDNKTPLIGEQITFTIRVENKSKNGDTITNIEIEDILPTEPNAGFIYISHLASIGEYDVSTGIWSIESLEVGEQNAVTLEITVTVPIVGPFSNVATLVRSSPADSNELNNTSTVEVNVNVPTTADPGFLFNQFSPNGDNTNDVLRINLRDDLTKADAGINYKIVIHDRYGNRVFEGGSIVANNTQRTVDVWDGTYKGKEVPKGTYFYIINYSINNEPAILDKGWIQLIR
- a CDS encoding PorP/SprF family type IX secretion system membrane protein — its product is MDYNYNKASYTVAFLLFSFLNIIAYGQKEPQYTQYMYNIGSFNPAYVGTVETPEIAGLYRAQWIDIPGAPRTLRFGANLPFKNEKVGLGLNIISDQLGPVSQTYADISYSYQVMVTDETKLSFGIDAGGSFLNVDFSKGTFENPGENLNDEMLSKFYPTVGAGTFLYSDNWYLGASVPNFLTEGVYNEELASIIEDELQFNFIGGYVFELSDNLKFKPAFLINALAGSPVNVNLSSNFLISDVVTAGVSYRLENAFSGLAGLQVSNSLFVGYSYDYNTNLLGEYNNGSHEVILKFYLGRSGMNNTKGNSDKNAKGKPKQIDSPRFF
- a CDS encoding OmpA family protein is translated as MKFKLIIVLLVFVPLMGTAQDKKSKADNLYYGYQYQKAIEEYKSEMQKKPLTNGQLLNLADSYFSVGSFDDASKLYLDVNKNDTIMSVNQFNKMLQSLSKNSERDRVRTFLRSKEAQLSPELLENSEFNFSLLDFPASLDNVEINLAGINSPQGDFSPTFYKNGILFSSSRGRNSKNVYEPTGESYLDIYFSRLNSDNQLADVASFSEIPATDFHKSTPYYSTKSSTFFYILSNTEDGALRYDENGKNALAIGSLSETGKFRFLLKDLSTSFYYPFFDDNSERLYFSANFADSYGGTDLYYVYTTNGQIMSAPINLGPRINSPGNEISPYIFNGSLYFSSDIFYGLGGMDVYKSNIISNDSYTIPVNLGEGINSSLDDFGFIIRNGENGNFTGYFSSNRKGGKGGDDLYGFSMANDPGLKTFTLQGKVVNLINKSGLDKTQVRLLNHEGEVLKQTYSTIDGDFRIEVPWVSQITVEAMKDGYSVISTSYSEEGMEKLQNQSYNIGLVKMQDLVVNREDKTVLKLDKFYFDKGKAVVNAEVETELKKVVDAVTRFPQLRLRIETHTDSRGSSSSNNRLSQDRSDAIKDYLIKNGVSSNNIVKSIGYGEDVIKNSCVNGAYCLDFLHKQNERTLFVVE